A window of the Glaciimonas sp. CA11.2 genome harbors these coding sequences:
- a CDS encoding UbiX family flavin prenyltransferase, which produces MIAITGATGVAYGVRLLQFLREVPEIESHLLISDAGVLNLHQELDMRRKEVEALADVTYNVRDVGASIASGSFQSDGMIVAPCSMKTLAAVANGLSDNLITRAADVVLKERRRLTLMVRETPFNLAHLRNMTSVTEMGGIIFPPLPGFYHRPKTINEMIDHTVGRVLDLYGVAHTLTPRWNGLKADNES; this is translated from the coding sequence ATTATAGCCATCACTGGCGCGACCGGTGTTGCCTACGGTGTGAGGCTTTTGCAATTTTTGCGTGAAGTGCCGGAGATTGAATCGCATTTATTGATCTCGGATGCGGGCGTTCTCAATCTGCATCAAGAACTCGATATGCGCCGCAAAGAAGTAGAAGCATTAGCGGACGTGACGTATAACGTGCGCGATGTTGGTGCTTCGATTGCGAGCGGATCGTTTCAGTCCGATGGCATGATCGTTGCACCGTGCTCAATGAAAACGTTAGCAGCGGTGGCAAACGGTCTCTCCGACAATTTGATCACGCGTGCGGCAGACGTCGTACTAAAAGAGCGTCGGCGTTTGACGCTCATGGTGCGCGAGACGCCGTTTAATCTGGCGCATCTGCGCAACATGACGAGTGTTACAGAAATGGGCGGGATCATTTTCCCCCCTCTTCCCGGCTTTTATCACCGTCCTAAAACTATTAACGAAATGATCGACCACACCGTCGGTCGCGTGCTTGATTTGTATGGTGTTGCCCACACGTTGACGCCGCGCTGGAACGGCCTTAAGGCGGATAACGAATCCTGA
- a CDS encoding M61 family metallopeptidase, with amino-acid sequence MHKSTQKSAAKPMAKAAAKSIAKSLIGKLVPTKADRIKAGRAKSAVKLSKAGLKAGAKAGTKSGVKLLAKSLPKRKPELAGLVSPEIVIRTPALHYSIVAADPAAHLFAVTLVINAPAAVGQIVALPAWIPGSYMIREFARHIVQIRGESNGRTIALKKLDKHSWQAGPCDGPLTLHYQVYAWDLSVRAAHLDQTHGFFNGTSVFLRVVGQEDIPHVVDIQRPHGDQYVHWRIATALPTLKAKRGSFGSYVASNYDELIDHPVEMGLFQLATFKAHGVPHEIAITGNVPNLDMTRLTADLKKICETQIAFFEPAGTKFAKQAPMQRYVFLTLAVGDGYGGLEHRASTALICARADLPVKGQPETSDGYRTFLGLCSHEYFHTWNVKRIKPAAFAPYDLQVENYTPLLWLFEGFTSYYDDLMLFRCGLIDEAQYLKMMAKTINGVLLGSGRRKQSVAESSFDAWVKYYRQDENAPNAIISYYTKGSLVALGLDLMIRSETKNKKSLDDVMRALWQKYGRDFFANNASSGRGVTEAAVESLFDAVTGLKLKRFFDRFVRGTEDLPLAKLFATAGVTIADGRKTAKPGMGARISRNGVESKLANVYEGGAAHRAGLSAGDVLLALDGIRVTANLDILLARYRVGDTVTAHVFRRDELLVFSVKLLADTTPQWHLNAESKPVTVLTVRNAWLEGKTGR; translated from the coding sequence GTGCATAAGTCTACCCAAAAATCTGCCGCAAAACCAATGGCAAAGGCCGCCGCAAAATCTATCGCGAAGTCATTAATCGGTAAATTGGTGCCCACTAAGGCCGACCGGATTAAGGCTGGTCGCGCCAAATCTGCGGTCAAGCTTTCTAAAGCGGGATTGAAGGCTGGTGCTAAGGCTGGTACTAAGTCGGGCGTTAAGTTATTAGCGAAGTCACTTCCAAAGCGCAAGCCTGAGCTGGCTGGTTTGGTTAGTCCAGAGATTGTTATTCGGACTCCGGCCTTGCATTACAGTATTGTGGCAGCAGATCCGGCGGCCCATTTGTTTGCCGTGACGTTGGTGATTAATGCGCCAGCAGCGGTCGGACAAATCGTGGCTCTGCCAGCGTGGATTCCTGGCAGTTACATGATCCGCGAATTTGCGCGTCATATCGTTCAGATTCGTGGTGAGTCGAATGGCCGAACGATTGCCTTAAAAAAACTCGATAAGCATTCATGGCAAGCGGGACCTTGCGACGGGCCGCTGACATTGCACTATCAAGTCTATGCGTGGGATTTGTCGGTACGTGCAGCACATCTGGATCAGACGCACGGATTTTTTAATGGCACCAGTGTATTTTTGCGGGTTGTCGGGCAAGAAGATATTCCACACGTGGTTGATATTCAACGTCCTCATGGCGACCAGTATGTGCACTGGCGCATAGCCACGGCGCTGCCGACCTTGAAGGCCAAACGCGGTAGTTTTGGCAGCTATGTTGCGTCCAATTATGATGAGCTGATTGATCATCCGGTTGAGATGGGGTTGTTTCAGCTTGCTACCTTTAAAGCGCATGGTGTCCCGCACGAGATAGCGATTACGGGCAACGTGCCGAATCTGGATATGACACGACTGACTGCGGATCTGAAAAAGATATGTGAAACGCAAATTGCTTTTTTTGAGCCAGCGGGAACCAAATTCGCCAAGCAAGCGCCGATGCAGCGTTATGTATTTTTAACGCTTGCGGTAGGTGATGGTTATGGCGGCCTTGAACACCGCGCCTCGACCGCGTTGATTTGTGCACGGGCCGATTTGCCGGTAAAGGGACAGCCTGAGACAAGTGATGGCTATCGCACCTTTCTCGGTCTGTGTAGTCATGAGTATTTTCATACGTGGAACGTCAAGCGCATTAAACCTGCGGCATTTGCTCCGTACGATTTGCAAGTCGAAAATTACACCCCGTTGTTGTGGTTGTTCGAAGGATTTACCAGTTATTACGACGACTTGATGCTGTTTCGGTGCGGACTGATTGATGAGGCGCAATACCTGAAAATGATGGCCAAAACGATTAATGGCGTCCTGCTCGGTAGTGGACGCCGTAAGCAAAGCGTCGCCGAATCAAGCTTCGACGCGTGGGTGAAATATTATCGTCAGGACGAGAACGCGCCAAACGCGATCATCAGTTATTACACCAAAGGCTCGTTGGTGGCGCTGGGGTTGGATTTGATGATCCGCAGCGAAACTAAAAACAAAAAATCGCTGGATGATGTCATGCGGGCTTTGTGGCAAAAATACGGTCGCGATTTCTTTGCCAATAACGCGTCGTCCGGACGTGGCGTGACGGAGGCGGCGGTTGAGTCATTGTTTGATGCGGTGACCGGACTGAAGCTAAAGCGTTTCTTTGATAGATTTGTACGCGGCACGGAGGATCTGCCGCTGGCCAAGTTGTTCGCAACCGCCGGGGTGACGATCGCTGACGGTCGTAAAACAGCAAAACCGGGCATGGGTGCGCGTATCAGTCGCAATGGCGTCGAAAGCAAGCTGGCGAACGTTTATGAAGGCGGCGCGGCGCATCGAGCCGGTTTGTCGGCTGGAGATGTGTTGCTGGCGCTTGACGGGATTCGTGTGACAGCCAATCTGGACATCCTGCTTGCACGCTATCGTGTTGGCGATACGGTGACCGCGCATGTGTTTCGGCGCGATGAGTTATTGGTTTTTAGCGTCAAGTTGCTTGCCGATACAACGCCCCAATGGCATCTTAATGCAGAGTCGAAACCGGTAACTGTCCTGACGGTGCGCAATGCGTGGTTGGAAGGAAAGACGGGGCGCTGA
- the rpmA gene encoding 50S ribosomal protein L27, protein MAHKKGGGTTRNGRDSESKRLGVKVYGGQAINAGGIIIRQRGTKTHPGENVGMGKDHTLFALIQGKVQFVIKGAEKRQYVTVVAPAAVAA, encoded by the coding sequence ATGGCACATAAAAAAGGCGGCGGCACTACGCGCAACGGCCGTGACTCAGAGTCAAAACGACTCGGCGTCAAGGTCTACGGTGGCCAGGCGATTAACGCTGGCGGCATCATTATTCGTCAACGCGGTACTAAAACGCATCCAGGCGAAAATGTTGGCATGGGCAAGGATCATACCTTGTTTGCACTGATTCAAGGAAAAGTACAATTTGTGATCAAGGGTGCTGAGAAGCGTCAATACGTCACTGTTGTAGCGCCTGCTGCAGTTGCTGCTTAA
- a CDS encoding nucleotidyltransferase family protein produces the protein MDLPATDQIAGILLAAGRGRRFDPSGKQSKLLQLLPSGETVLAAAAKHLSAVLPVTVVCRTDAPPLTAQLAEELVGCTLLECADADDGMATTLVFGLQQTATAVGWVIALADMPFVQVSTIMALKAALDQGADIAVPVCNQRRGNPVAFSHRHLSHLLALRGDQGARGLLERFPVVEVAVDDPGVLQDIDTVADIPQS, from the coding sequence ATGGATCTTCCGGCGACCGATCAAATAGCAGGTATTTTGCTCGCCGCCGGTCGTGGTCGTCGTTTTGATCCAAGCGGGAAGCAGAGCAAATTGCTGCAACTTCTTCCTAGCGGAGAAACTGTTTTGGCGGCAGCAGCAAAGCATCTTTCTGCCGTGTTGCCGGTTACTGTGGTGTGTCGGACCGATGCGCCGCCGTTGACTGCGCAATTGGCAGAGGAGCTTGTTGGCTGCACGCTGCTTGAGTGCGCTGATGCGGATGATGGAATGGCGACGACGCTGGTGTTTGGTCTCCAGCAAACAGCGACCGCGGTAGGATGGGTGATCGCGTTAGCCGATATGCCGTTTGTGCAGGTTTCTACGATCATGGCGTTAAAAGCAGCATTGGATCAGGGCGCAGATATCGCGGTGCCAGTCTGCAATCAACGTCGCGGTAATCCGGTTGCTTTCAGTCATCGTCATCTTTCGCACTTGTTAGCGCTGCGTGGCGATCAGGGTGCGCGGGGTTTGCTGGAGCGTTTTCCTGTGGTGGAGGTTGCGGTGGATGATCCAGGTGTCTTACAGGACATTGATACCGTCGCCGATATACCACAATCGTAA
- the obgE gene encoding GTPase ObgE, with the protein MKFIDEAKIEVIAGDGGNGVASFLREKFRPFGGPDGGDGGIGGSIYAVADRNVNTLVDFRFSKMHRAGRGENGRGSDCYGKGADDIKLRMPVGTLIVDVDTGESIADLTEHGQEIMLAKGGEGGWGNIHFKTSTNRAPRQKSDGKEGERRILRLELKVLADVGLLGQPNAGKSTFITAVSNARPKIADYPFTTLHPNLGVVRVSHEKSFVIADIPGLIEGAADGAGLGIQFLKHLQRTGLLLHIVDLAPFESTVDPVKEAKAIVKELEKYDQSLFDKPRWLVLNKLDVVPEDERKKRVKDFVKRFGWKGPVFEISALTHAGCPELVNEIYAYLAEKRQQEHRAEETHMTEEAQGILSIDPDDPRFKILD; encoded by the coding sequence ATGAAGTTTATAGATGAAGCAAAAATCGAAGTCATTGCCGGCGATGGTGGCAATGGGGTTGCGAGCTTTTTGCGCGAAAAATTTCGTCCCTTTGGCGGACCAGACGGCGGTGACGGCGGCATTGGCGGCAGTATTTACGCCGTGGCTGACCGTAACGTCAATACACTAGTTGATTTTCGCTTTTCCAAAATGCATCGCGCAGGCCGCGGCGAAAACGGTCGTGGCTCGGATTGCTACGGCAAAGGCGCGGACGATATCAAGCTGCGCATGCCGGTTGGCACGCTGATCGTTGATGTCGATACCGGCGAAAGCATTGCCGATTTGACCGAACATGGTCAAGAAATCATGTTGGCTAAAGGCGGCGAAGGCGGTTGGGGTAACATTCACTTCAAAACCTCGACCAATCGCGCACCACGTCAAAAAAGTGATGGTAAAGAAGGCGAACGCCGCATCTTGCGCTTAGAACTAAAAGTACTCGCTGATGTTGGTTTGCTGGGACAGCCGAATGCCGGTAAATCGACGTTTATTACGGCTGTGTCAAACGCACGTCCGAAAATTGCCGATTATCCATTTACAACGCTGCATCCTAATCTGGGCGTGGTTCGCGTCAGTCACGAGAAAAGTTTCGTGATTGCGGATATTCCGGGTTTGATTGAAGGCGCAGCGGATGGCGCAGGGCTAGGAATTCAATTTCTGAAGCATTTGCAACGTACCGGTTTGCTATTGCACATCGTTGATTTAGCACCATTCGAATCAACGGTTGATCCGGTGAAAGAAGCCAAAGCAATCGTCAAAGAACTCGAAAAATACGATCAGTCGTTGTTTGATAAACCACGTTGGTTGGTTCTCAACAAACTGGACGTTGTACCGGAAGACGAGCGCAAAAAACGGGTGAAGGATTTCGTGAAGCGTTTTGGCTGGAAGGGCCCGGTTTTCGAAATCTCTGCATTGACGCATGCTGGTTGCCCTGAACTGGTTAATGAGATCTATGCTTATCTGGCAGAAAAGCGTCAGCAAGAACATCGCGCTGAAGAAACGCATATGACGGAAGAAGCACAAGGTATTCTGTCTATCGATCCAGATGATCCGCGCTTTAAAATTCTTGATTAA
- a CDS encoding DUF3429 domain-containing protein — MNPHFLNKRLILVLGYTGLVPFVLLTLGCWLVSPDWLGEFIRGQMAYGVAALSFLGGIHWGAMVLRADLSAERTKRALIWGIMPTTIAWFSTLFFAYGYTLLILGFIAAYQVDKRLFVWYGLPGWFIELRYRLTCAAVGAMVLAMLAAGVRGNLGA, encoded by the coding sequence ATGAATCCACACTTTCTAAATAAACGCCTGATCCTTGTTCTCGGTTATACGGGCTTGGTCCCATTCGTCCTGTTAACGCTGGGTTGCTGGCTGGTTAGCCCGGATTGGCTTGGCGAGTTTATTCGCGGTCAAATGGCTTACGGTGTCGCTGCATTATCATTTCTAGGCGGTATTCATTGGGGCGCGATGGTATTGCGTGCCGATCTCTCTGCAGAGCGGACTAAAAGAGCCTTGATCTGGGGGATTATGCCGACCACGATTGCCTGGTTTTCGACCCTGTTCTTTGCGTATGGTTATACTTTATTGATTCTGGGCTTTATTGCGGCGTATCAAGTGGATAAGCGTTTATTCGTTTGGTACGGTCTGCCAGGCTGGTTCATTGAATTACGTTATAGACTAACCTGTGCTGCGGTTGGCGCGATGGTGTTAGCCATGCTTGCCGCTGGCGTGAGAGGAAATCTCGGTGCATAA
- the proB gene encoding glutamate 5-kinase, which yields MNSVIQKAKRIIIKVGSSLVTNDGKGLDSEAIATWAEQIAALREMGKEVVLVSSGAVAEGMQRLGFDKRPTSIDELQACAAVGQMGLAQIYETSFRAHNLHTAQVLLTHADLADRERYLNARSTLFTLLRFGVIPIINENDTVVTDEIKFGDNDTLGALVANLIEAEALIILTDQKGLFTADPRKDPNAKFVHEAQAGDPALEIMAGEAGSSIGRGGMFTKILAAKRAATSGAHTVIAWGRETDVLTRLAAGEAIGTQLNAQTGQLKARKQWMADHLKTAGKVLLDAGAVQKLTEEGKSLLPIGVTDVLGEFGRGDVITCVGSDGRAVARGISNYTSAETRRIMRHPSSEIATILGFVEKSELIHRDNMVLL from the coding sequence ATGAATTCCGTCATTCAAAAAGCGAAACGTATCATCATCAAGGTCGGGTCGTCGCTGGTTACCAATGATGGCAAGGGACTTGATAGCGAGGCGATTGCTACCTGGGCTGAGCAAATTGCTGCCTTGCGAGAAATGGGTAAAGAAGTGGTGCTGGTCAGTTCCGGTGCTGTGGCAGAAGGTATGCAGCGACTTGGTTTTGATAAGCGCCCAACCAGTATTGATGAATTACAGGCATGCGCTGCGGTAGGGCAAATGGGGTTAGCGCAGATTTATGAAACCAGTTTTCGTGCGCACAACTTGCATACTGCACAGGTGTTGTTGACGCACGCTGATTTGGCTGATCGAGAGCGTTATTTGAACGCCCGTTCTACGCTTTTTACACTGCTACGTTTTGGCGTTATTCCGATTATTAATGAAAATGATACGGTGGTAACGGACGAAATCAAATTCGGCGACAACGATACGCTTGGTGCGTTGGTAGCGAATTTGATTGAGGCTGAAGCTTTAATCATTTTGACCGATCAAAAGGGTTTGTTCACCGCCGATCCGCGTAAAGACCCGAACGCGAAATTTGTGCACGAGGCGCAAGCTGGCGATCCTGCACTCGAAATAATGGCTGGCGAGGCCGGTTCAAGTATTGGTCGCGGTGGGATGTTTACCAAAATTCTGGCGGCAAAACGTGCGGCAACCTCCGGCGCGCATACCGTGATTGCGTGGGGCCGTGAAACGGATGTATTGACGCGACTTGCTGCCGGTGAAGCGATTGGCACGCAGTTGAACGCACAGACTGGCCAATTAAAAGCACGTAAGCAATGGATGGCAGATCATCTGAAAACAGCGGGAAAAGTGCTGCTGGACGCGGGTGCGGTGCAAAAGTTGACGGAAGAGGGCAAGTCATTGCTGCCGATTGGCGTCACCGATGTGTTGGGTGAGTTTGGTCGTGGCGATGTGATTACTTGCGTCGGTAGCGATGGTCGTGCGGTTGCGCGTGGTATCAGCAATTACACCAGCGCAGAAACCAGGCGGATTATGCGACATCCATCGTCGGAGATCGCTACTATTTTGGGCTTTGTCGAAAAGTCAGAATTGATTCATCGGGACAATATGGTTTTGTTGTAA
- the grxD gene encoding Grx4 family monothiol glutaredoxin, translating to MSEVQTWIKETVTQNPVVLFMKGTAQFPQCGFSGRAIQLLKANGAVNIVTINVLEDPAVRQGIKDYSNWPTVPQLYVKGEFVGGSDIMNEMHESGELKTLLTP from the coding sequence ATGAGCGAAGTACAAACGTGGATTAAAGAAACCGTGACACAAAACCCAGTGGTTTTGTTCATGAAGGGCACTGCCCAATTTCCACAATGCGGTTTTTCAGGTCGTGCCATCCAGCTACTCAAAGCTAACGGCGCGGTCAACATCGTCACCATCAACGTGCTGGAAGATCCCGCCGTGCGTCAAGGTATCAAGGACTATTCAAATTGGCCGACAGTCCCGCAACTGTATGTCAAAGGTGAATTTGTTGGTGGTTCGGACATCATGAACGAGATGCACGAATCCGGCGAACTGAAAACCTTGTTAACGCCTTAA
- the rplU gene encoding 50S ribosomal protein L21, protein MYAVIKTGGKQYKVIAGEKLKIEQIPADIGTELTIDQVLAVGAGDTLQVGVPLVEGATVLVKVLAQGRHDKVKIFKMRRRKHYQKHQGHRQNYTEIQIVSINA, encoded by the coding sequence ATGTACGCGGTCATAAAAACCGGTGGCAAACAATATAAAGTTATTGCCGGCGAAAAACTTAAAATAGAACAGATACCTGCAGACATTGGCACCGAACTCACTATAGATCAAGTGCTGGCAGTTGGCGCTGGCGATACTCTGCAGGTTGGAGTGCCATTGGTCGAAGGTGCTACGGTGTTGGTTAAGGTATTGGCGCAAGGTCGCCACGATAAAGTCAAGATCTTCAAAATGCGTCGTCGTAAGCATTATCAGAAGCATCAAGGCCATCGTCAAAATTACACCGAAATTCAAATCGTTTCGATCAACGCTTAA